The Deinococcus betulae sequence CGCTCGGCGGCCCGGTGGAGGAAAGCGAGGGGATGACCCCGGCCCTGCGGAAATTCAAAGGCCGGCCACATGAACGTGATGGCCGCCCAGACGTAGTGCGTGGCGCCCTCTACCGTCTGACACAGTCGTTCGAATGCTGCTTCCCCGTCCAGCAGCAGCTCCAGCCGGTTGCCTTCCCGGACGGGATAGGGGCCGCCAGTCACAAAAGCAGTCTCGGACATGGCCTCCAGTCTGACAGCCTGTGCAGTGTGGGCCGCCTTCCCGGTGTTCTCAGGCACCGTCCGCCTGACCGAGACGCGGCCGACCGGCGCGCCGCCTGAACACCTCTGCTCTCGCCTATATGGAACCGCTCCCGGCGCGGTTTTTTGCTGCCCCGTGTTAGGTTCAGGCCATGACGGTCAAGCGGCACAAGGGCGCCGAGGCGCCCACCTCCTCCCACAACTTTGAACATGCGCTGGTGCTGGAAACGGCGCGGGTCACCGAGGGCGCGGCGCTGGCCGCCAGCCGCCGCATGGGCATGGGCGACAAGAACGCGGTGGACGGCGCCGGCACCGAGGCCATGCGCCAACTGCTCAATACTCTGGACATCCGGGGCACCGTGGTCATTGGGGAAGGCGAGATGGACGAGGCCCCCATGCTCTACATCGGGGAAAAGGTGGGCGCCGGGCAGTACGAGGTGGACATCGCCGTGGACCCCGTCGAGGGCACTTCGGTGACGGCCAAGGGCCTGCCCAACGGCCTGGCGGTCATTGCGCTGTCCGAACGCGGGGGCCTGATGCACGCGCCCGACTGCTACATGGACAAACTGGTGGTGCCGCCGCCGGCCGCCGGCAAGGTCAATCTGGAGTGGCCCGTAGAGGCCAACCTGAACGTCCTGGCCCAGAGCCTGGAACGCGACATCGAGGACCTGATGATCACCATCCTCGACCGCGAGCGCCACGCTGACCTGATTCGCCGGGTGCGGGCCGCCGGCGCCCGCGTGAAGCTGATTGGCGACGGCGATGTGGTGGCCAGCCTTCAGGTGGGCGTGCGCGGCACGGGCGTCCACGCCCTGATGGGGTCCGGCGGCGCCCCCGAGGGCGTGCTGTCCGCCGCCGCCATGAAATGCCTGGGCGCCGAGATTCAGGGCCGCTTTATCGCCGAGGATGACGCCATGCGAGAGCGCTTCAAGACGATGGGCGTAGACGAGACCCGCGTCTACAAGACCCACGAACTGGCGCCCGGCAAGCAGATTGTCTTCAGCGCCACCGGCATTACCTACGGCGAACTGCTCAGCGGCGTGCGGCGCTTTGGCGGCGGGGCCAGAACACACACCCTGGTGATGGGCTACGCCACCCGCGTGGTGCGCTTTATCGACACCGTGCATCTGGAAGACGACGGCGCGCGGGTCACCGTCAGGATTTAAAGGCGGGAGGGCGTGCGGAGGGGCCAGAAACATCCTGGCCCCTCCGCACGCCTCTCTTCAGTTCAGCCGCAGCCAGTAATAGTCGTACTTGCCCAGAATCATGGCGTAGGGGTCTTCAGCCACCGCCGGAAGATGGCTGCCTCCGGCCAGGGTCACAGGCATGCGTCCAGCGTAAGCCTGCAGGTCCAGCTTGACGGCCTGGGCGTTGGCGGCGAAGTTGCTGACAATCAGCAGCGTTTCGTCGGCGGTGGTGCGGGTAAACGCCAGAATGGCCGGGTTGTCGGTGTCGATGAACTGCAATTCGCCGTGGGCAAACGCGGGGTGGGCGCGGCGCAGTTCCAACTGGCGGGCCGTCCATTTCAGCAGGCTGCTGGGGTCGCGCTCCTGGCTCTGCACGTTCACGCGGCCGTACCCATACACCGGGTCGCCAATCGGCGGAAAGAAGCAGTGTTCGGGCGGGCAGGTCGAAAAGCCGCCGCTCATGCCGGCGTTCCACTGCATGGGGGTGCGGACTCCGTTGCGGTCGGCCAGCGAGAGGTCGTCGCCCATGCCAATCTCGTCGCCGTAGTACAGAATAGGACTGCCGGGCAGCGCCAGCAGCACCGTGGTCAGCAGTTCCACGCGGCGGCGGTCATTGTCGAGCAGCGGGGCCAGGCGGCGGCGAATGCCCACGTTGATCTTCATGCGGGTGTCCGGCGCGTAGGCGGCGTACATGAAGGCGCGCTCCTCGTCGGTCACCATTTCCAGCGTCAGTTCGTCGTGGTTGCGCAGAAAGGTGGCCCACTGCCCAAACTTCGGAATCTGCGGCAGGCGGTCCATGATCTCCCGAATCGAGGTGGTGTCCTCTTTTTTCAGACTCATGTATAGCCGGGGCATCACCGGAAAGTTAAAGCACATGTGGAATTCCGGCTCGGCGTCAGTGCCGAAGTACTCCACCACTTCCTCGGGCCACTGGTTGGCCTCGGCCAGCAGCAGGCGCCCCGGATACTCTTCATCCACCAGGCGGCGCATCTGTTTGAGGATGGCGTGGGTTTCGGGCAGGTTCTCGCAGTTGGTGCCTTCCCGCTCAATCAGGTAGGGCACGGCGTCCACCCGGAAGCCGTCCACGCCGAGGTCCAGCCAGAACCGGGCCGCGCTCAGCAGCTCGTCCACCACGCGCGGATTGTCGAAGTTCAGGTCCGGCTGGCTGGCAAAAAAGCGGTGCCAGTAAAAGCGCCCACTCACGTCATCCCGCGTCCAGTTGCTCGTCTCGGTGTCGGTGAAGATAATGCGCGCGTCGGCGTATTCGGTGCCGGTGTCGCTCCAGACGTAATAGTCGTGGTACTCGTTGGGACTGCCGTCGGGCAAGGTTGGGCCGCGCCGCGCCGCCTGAAACCACGGATGGTCCGAGGAGGTGTGGTTGGTCACGAGGTCGCCAATCACCCGTAGGCCACGCCCATGGGCCTCGCGCAAGAAGACCTTGAAATCCTCCAGGGTACCCAGGTCCGGGTGAATGCCGGTGTAGTCCGCCACGTCATA is a genomic window containing:
- the treS gene encoding maltose alpha-D-glucosyltransferase; translation: MTQVAAPEWYKSAVFYELSVRTFADGNGDGKGDFPGLTGKLDYLKNLGVDCLWLLPFYPSPLRDDGYDVADYTGIHPDLGTLEDFKVFLREAHGRGLRVIGDLVTNHTSSDHPWFQAARRGPTLPDGSPNEYHDYYVWSDTGTEYADARIIFTDTETSNWTRDDVSGRFYWHRFFASQPDLNFDNPRVVDELLSAARFWLDLGVDGFRVDAVPYLIEREGTNCENLPETHAILKQMRRLVDEEYPGRLLLAEANQWPEEVVEYFGTDAEPEFHMCFNFPVMPRLYMSLKKEDTTSIREIMDRLPQIPKFGQWATFLRNHDELTLEMVTDEERAFMYAAYAPDTRMKINVGIRRRLAPLLDNDRRRVELLTTVLLALPGSPILYYGDEIGMGDDLSLADRNGVRTPMQWNAGMSGGFSTCPPEHCFFPPIGDPVYGYGRVNVQSQERDPSSLLKWTARQLELRRAHPAFAHGELQFIDTDNPAILAFTRTTADETLLIVSNFAANAQAVKLDLQAYAGRMPVTLAGGSHLPAVAEDPYAMILGKYDYYWLRLN
- the glpX gene encoding class II fructose-bisphosphatase, producing MTVKRHKGAEAPTSSHNFEHALVLETARVTEGAALAASRRMGMGDKNAVDGAGTEAMRQLLNTLDIRGTVVIGEGEMDEAPMLYIGEKVGAGQYEVDIAVDPVEGTSVTAKGLPNGLAVIALSERGGLMHAPDCYMDKLVVPPPAAGKVNLEWPVEANLNVLAQSLERDIEDLMITILDRERHADLIRRVRAAGARVKLIGDGDVVASLQVGVRGTGVHALMGSGGAPEGVLSAAAMKCLGAEIQGRFIAEDDAMRERFKTMGVDETRVYKTHELAPGKQIVFSATGITYGELLSGVRRFGGGARTHTLVMGYATRVVRFIDTVHLEDDGARVTVRI